A window from Macaca nemestrina isolate mMacNem1 chromosome 8, mMacNem.hap1, whole genome shotgun sequence encodes these proteins:
- the LOC105476524 gene encoding dickkopf-related protein 4 — protein sequence MAAAVLLGLSWLCSPLGALVLDFNNIRSSADLLGARKGSQCLSDTDCNTRKFCLQSHNEKPFCATCRGLQRRCQRDAMCCPGTLCMNDVCTTMEDATPKWERQLDEQDGTHAEVTTGHPVQENQPKRKPSIKKSQGRKGQEGESCLRTFDCGPGLCCARHFWTKICKPVLLEGQVCSRRGHKDTAQAPEIFQRCDCGPGLLCRSQLTSNRQHARLRVCQKIEKL from the exons ATGGCGGCGGCCGTCCTGCTGGGACTGAGCTGGCTCTGCTCTCCCCTGGGagctctggtcctggacttcaaCAACATCAGGAGCTCTGCCGACCTGCTTGGGGCCCGGAAG GGCTCACAGTGCCTGTCTGACACGGACTGCAATACCAGAAAGTTCTGCCTCCAGTCCCACAATGAGAAGCCGTTCTGTGCTACATGTCGTGGGTTGCAGAGGAGGTGCCAGCGAGATGCCATGTGCTGCCCTGGGACACTCTGCATGAATG ATGTTTGTACTACGATGGAAGACGCAACCCCAAAATGGGAAAGGCAGCTTGATGAGCAAGATGGCACACATGCAGAAGTAACAACTGGGCACCCAGTCCAGGAAAACCAACCCAAGAGGAAGCCAAGTATTAAGAAATCACAAGGCAGGAAGG GACAAGAGGGAGAAAGTTGTCTGAGAACTTTTGACTGTGGCCCTGGACTTTGCTGTGCTCGTCATTTTTGGACGAAAATTTGTAAGCCAGTCCTTTTGGAGGGACAGGTCTGCTCCAGGAGAGGGCATAAAGACACTGCTCAAGCTCCAGAAATCTTCCAGCGTTGCGACTGTGGCCCCGGACTACTGTGTCGAAGCCAACTGACCAGCAATCGGCAGCATGCACGGTTACGAGTatgccaaaaaatagaaaagctataa